A window of Alphaproteobacteria bacterium contains these coding sequences:
- a CDS encoding threonine synthase, protein MRDDLNLTEDRPTFATHLECAMTGERYEADRLHGLSRAGKPLLVRYDLDGVRAALSKQALAARPADLWRWRELLPVRRTASIVSLGEAVTPLVPMPALARDLGVRGEILVKDEGRLPTGSFKARGLVMAVSMARELGVGHMAMPTNGNAGAALSAYCSRAGIRATIFCPADTPETNISEMALQGADVYRVNGLIDDCGKIVGAGKEAVGWFDASTLKEPYRIEGKKTMGLELAEQLGWQVPDAIYYPTGGGTGLIGMWKAFDELERIGFIGPQRPKMVAVQATGCAPMVRAWQAGDEHAPRWEDAHTVAMGIRVPQAVGDFLILRAVRQSGGFAIAVDDDAILAARAEMAEREGFLLCPEGAATYAAYKAALADGRARADERVVLFNCASGLKYPMPAAGKPLDRHRPVDYAQFR, encoded by the coding sequence ATGCGCGACGATCTCAATCTCACCGAAGACCGGCCGACCTTCGCCACCCACCTGGAATGCGCGATGACCGGCGAACGCTACGAGGCCGACCGGCTGCACGGCCTGTCCCGCGCCGGCAAGCCGCTGCTGGTCCGCTACGACCTCGACGGCGTCAGGGCGGCGCTGAGCAAGCAGGCGCTGGCGGCGCGGCCGGCCGACCTGTGGCGCTGGCGCGAACTGCTGCCGGTGCGCCGCACCGCCAGCATCGTCTCGCTCGGCGAGGCGGTGACGCCGCTGGTGCCGATGCCGGCGCTGGCCCGCGACCTCGGCGTGCGCGGCGAGATCCTGGTCAAGGACGAGGGCCGGCTGCCGACCGGGTCGTTCAAGGCACGCGGCCTGGTGATGGCGGTGTCGATGGCGCGCGAGCTGGGCGTCGGCCACATGGCGATGCCGACCAACGGCAACGCCGGCGCGGCGCTGTCGGCCTATTGCAGCCGGGCCGGCATCAGGGCGACGATCTTCTGCCCGGCCGATACGCCGGAGACCAACATCTCCGAGATGGCCCTGCAGGGCGCCGACGTCTATCGGGTCAACGGCCTGATCGACGACTGCGGCAAGATCGTCGGCGCCGGCAAGGAGGCGGTGGGCTGGTTCGACGCCTCGACGCTCAAGGAGCCCTACCGGATCGAGGGCAAGAAGACGATGGGGCTGGAGCTGGCCGAGCAGCTCGGCTGGCAGGTGCCGGACGCGATCTACTATCCGACCGGCGGCGGCACCGGGCTGATCGGCATGTGGAAGGCGTTCGACGAGCTGGAGCGGATCGGCTTCATCGGGCCGCAGCGGCCGAAGATGGTGGCGGTGCAGGCCACCGGCTGCGCGCCGATGGTCAGGGCGTGGCAGGCCGGGGACGAGCACGCGCCGCGCTGGGAAGACGCGCACACGGTCGCCATGGGCATCCGGGTGCCGCAGGCGGTGGGCGACTTCCTGATCCTGCGCGCGGTCCGCCAGTCCGGCGGTTTCGCCATCGCCGTCGATGACGACGCGATCCTGGCGGCGCGGGCCGAGATGGCCGAGCGCGAGGGCTTCCTGCTGTGCCCGGAAGGCGCTGCGACCTACGCCGCCTACAAGGCCGCGCTGGCCGACGGCCGGGCCAGGGCGGACGAGCGGGTGGTGCTGTTCAACTGCGCCAGCGGGCTGAAGTACCCGATGCCGGCCGCCGGCAAGCCGCTCGACCGCCACCGGCCGGTCGACTATGCGCAATTTCGCTGA